A window from Streptomyces sp. NBC_00335 encodes these proteins:
- a CDS encoding sugar phosphate isomerase/epimerase family protein, with protein MTSSPTALTRIRVGSAPDSWGVWFPDDPRQTPWERFLDEVAEAGYEWIELGPYGYLPTDPVRLADEVGARGLRVSAGTVFTGLHHGPAVWEDTWEHVSRIAELTRAMGAAHLVVIPSFWRDDKTGEVLEDRTLGPGAWHELTTQTERLGKRVQDEYGLRIVVHPHADTHIDTPENVARFLDATDPALVSLCLDTGHYAYCGGDSVRAIETFGERIGYLHLKQVDPRILAEVVRDQVPFGPAVARGVMCEPPAGVPALEPVLAAAERLGVDLFAIVEQDMYPCPPDRPLPIARRTRAHLRSCGAR; from the coding sequence ATGACGTCCTCACCAACCGCGTTGACCCGTATCCGCGTCGGTTCGGCTCCGGACTCGTGGGGGGTCTGGTTCCCCGACGATCCCCGGCAGACCCCGTGGGAGCGGTTCCTCGACGAGGTCGCCGAAGCCGGGTACGAGTGGATCGAGCTCGGCCCCTACGGCTATCTCCCCACCGATCCCGTCCGGCTCGCCGACGAGGTCGGGGCGCGCGGCCTGCGGGTCTCCGCGGGAACCGTCTTCACCGGACTCCATCACGGGCCCGCCGTGTGGGAGGACACCTGGGAGCACGTGTCGCGGATCGCGGAGCTCACCCGGGCCATGGGCGCGGCGCACCTCGTGGTGATCCCCTCCTTCTGGCGGGACGACAAGACCGGCGAGGTGCTGGAGGACCGCACCCTCGGCCCCGGGGCCTGGCACGAACTGACCACGCAGACCGAGCGGCTGGGAAAGCGGGTCCAGGACGAGTACGGGCTGCGGATCGTCGTCCACCCGCACGCGGACACCCACATCGACACTCCCGAGAACGTGGCCCGCTTCCTCGACGCCACGGACCCGGCGCTGGTCTCCCTCTGCCTGGACACCGGGCACTACGCGTACTGCGGCGGCGACAGCGTGCGGGCGATCGAGACCTTCGGCGAGCGCATCGGCTACCTCCACCTCAAGCAGGTCGATCCGCGGATCCTCGCCGAAGTGGTCCGGGACCAGGTCCCCTTCGGGCCGGCCGTGGCCCGCGGGGTGATGTGCGAGCCGCCGGCGGGGGTGCCCGCGCTGGAACCGGTGCTGGCGGCCGCCGAGCGGCTCGGCGTGGACCTGTTCGCCATCGTGGAGCAGGACATGTACCCGTGCCCGCCCGACCGGCCGCTGCCGATCGCCCGCCGCACCCGGGCCCACCTGCGCTCCTGCGGCGCCCGCTGA